One Cicer arietinum cultivar CDC Frontier isolate Library 1 chromosome 8, Cicar.CDCFrontier_v2.0, whole genome shotgun sequence DNA segment encodes these proteins:
- the LOC101495298 gene encoding phosphoinositide phosphatase SAC7, with protein MMERADSVQKLYTCMRLWEFPDQYVIEPTDGSSGSSLAVSRVDGSMKLIDEVPECTTLRVPKIYTIFGVVGILRLLAGSYLLVITERECAGSYLGHPIFKISSMKVFPCDHSLKSTSAEQKKAEMEFSGLLNVAEKTSGLFFSYETNLTLSAQRLNDLGDESRLLPLWRQAEPRFLWNNYMLEVLIDNKLDPYLLPIVQGSFHYFQAAIGKDIIDITLIARRCTRRNGTRMWRRGADPDGYVANFVETEQIMQFNGYIASFVQIRGSIPLLWQQIVDLTYKPKFELLKLEEAPRVLERHILDLRKKYGAVLAVDLVNKEGGEGRLCEKFGSTMQHVASDDVRYVHFDFHHVCGHVHFERLSILYDQISDFLERNGYLLLNEKGEKMKEQLGVVRTNCIDCLDRTNVTQSMIGRNMLEYQLRRLGVFGAEETISSHPNLDERFKILWANHGDDISIQYSGTPALKGDFVRFGHRTIQGILNDGWNALERYYLNNFCDGTKQDAIDLLQGHYIVSVGRDTAASSQKGGLEAIASFPLALGLVLTGFLFATMSLRQVRYDFRHFFFSLMWASISVGLAAFVRANGRVFCNRPRLHNPPR; from the exons ATGATGGAGAGGGCAGATTCTGTGCAAAAGCTGTACACATGCATGCGACTATGGGAATTTCCCGATCAGTATGTGATTGAGCCAACGGATGGCTCTTCTGGTTCTTCATTGGCTGTTAGTCGAGTTGATGGTTCAATGAAACTCATTG ATGAGGTTCCAGAATGCACCACTCTCCGAGTTCCTAAGATTTATACAATTTTTGGTGTTGTTGGGATATTGAGGCTTTTGGCTG GATCATATTTGCTGGTCATAACTGAGCGTGAATGTGCTGGATCTTACTTGGGGcatccaatttttaaaatttcatccATGAAGGTTTTTCCATGTGATCATTCACTTAAGAGTACCTCCGCCGAACAG AAGAAGGCGGAGATGGAATTTTCTGGGCTACTAAATGTTGCTGAGAAAACTTCTGGTCTGTTCTTCTCATATGAAACTAATTTAACTCTGAG TGCCCAGCGGTTGAATGACCTAGGGGATGAATCTAGATTGCTTCCTCTTTGGAGACAG GCAGAGCCTCGATTTCTATGGAACAATTATATGTTAGAAGTGCTCATAGATAACAAG CTTGACCCATACTTGCTCCCTATAGTCCAAGGCA GTTTTCATTACTTTCAAGCAGCCATTGGGAAAGATATTATTGACATCACTTTGATTGCTAGGAGATGCACAAGAAGGAATG gaACTCGGATGTGGAGAAGAGGAGCTGATCCTGATGGATATGTTGCCAATTTTGTGGAAACAGAACAAATTATGCAGTTCAATGGGTATATAGCTTCATTTGTTCAG ATTCGTGGTTCGATTCCACTGCTCTGGCAGCAAATTGTTGACTTAACATATAAACCGAAGTTCGAGTTATTGAAACTTGAGGAAGCT CCACGAGTCCTCGAGAGGCATATATtagatttaagaaaaaaatatggtgCAGTGTTGGCTGTTGATCTTGTTAACAAG GAAGGAGGAGAAGGGCGGCTATGTGAAAAATTTGGCAGCACAATGCAGCATGTGGCTAGTGATGATGTAAG ATATGTGCACTTTGATTTTCATCATGTCTGTGGTCACGTTCATTTCGAACGTCTATCAATCCTTTATGACCAAATATCAGATTTTCTTGAGAGAAACGG ATATCTTCTGTTGAATGAAAAGGGAGAGAAAATGAAGGAACAACTTGGAGTTGTTAGGACCAACTGTATTGATTGTCTAGACCGTACAAATGTAACTCAG AGCATGATAGGCCGAAATATGTTAGAATACCAGCTTAGAAGGCTTGGTGTCTTTGGGGCCGAAGAAACCATTAGTTCTCATCCAAATCTTGATGAAAGGTTTAAGATCT TGTGGGCTAATCATGGGGATGATATAAGCATTCAATATTCAGGAACTCCTGCTCTGAAAGGAGACTTTGTCAG GTTTGGGCACCGCACCATTCAAGGGATACTAAATGATGGTTGGAATGCTCTCGAAAgatattatttgaataatttttgtgATGGAACAAAGCAG GATGCAATTGATCTCCTGCAAGGACATTATATTGTTTCTGTCGGCCGAGATACAGCTGCCTCTTCTCAGAAAGGAGGCCTTGAAGCTATAGCT TCATTTCCTTTGGCTTTGGGTCTGGTTTTGACTGGATTTCTTTTTGCGACCATGTCGTTGAGACAAG TTCGATATGATTTTCGACACTTCTTCTTTTCGCTAATGTGGGCAAGCATTAGTGTCGGTTTAGCagcatttgtgagggccaaCGGCCGGGTTTTCTGCAACAGACCCCGCCTTCACAATCCCCCGCGTTAA
- the LOC101495842 gene encoding probable serine/threonine-protein kinase PIX13 — MGLCFSHQQSPSSLNFPHTSGSTINNCNTKNVSSSASCSNSKVFEIGSESVGNGGEGSIVISGKFMQTPNLKVFSYGDLKAATKSFKSDALLGEGGFGKVYKGWLNAETLAPVKAGSGMMVAIKKLKPDSVQGVEEWQSEINFLGRISHPNLVKLLGYCKDNNKFLLVYEFMPRGNLETHLFRRNTDIEPLSWNTRLKIAIDAARGLAFLHSSEKQVIYRDFKASNILLDGNYNAKISDFGLAKLGPSEGDSHVTTRIMGTYGYAAPEYIATGHLYVKSDVYGFGVVLLEMLTGLHALDTKRPTGQQNLVEWIKPSLSDKRKLKSNIVDYRLEGQYSPKAAFETAKLILKCLESDPKKRPSMKEVFETLKSIKAIKDKRKISKNHRTKSAAMYNLQKPICPFRVSI, encoded by the exons ATGGGTCTCTGCTTCTCTCACCAACAATCTCCCTCTTCCCtcaattttcctcacacttcag GTTCAACGATTAATAATTGCAATACTAAAAACGTATCATCATCAGCATCATGTAGTAATAGTAAAGTTTTTGAGATAGGAAGTGAAAGTGTTGGTAATGGAGGAGAAGGAAGCATAGTAATAAGTGGGAAGTTTATGCAAACACCAAACTTAAAGGTGTTTAGTTATGGAGATTTGAAAGCTGCTACAAAGAGTTTTAAATCTGATGCATTGCTTGGTGAAGGTGGTTTTGGTAAAGTGTACAAAGGTTGGTTGAATGCTGAGACACTCGCCCCTGTTAAAGCTGGTTCTGGAATGATGGTGGCAATTAAGAAATTGAAACCTGATAGTGTTCAAGGTGTTGAAGAATGGCAG TCAGAAATCAACTTTTTAGGAAGGATTTCTCACCCCAATTTGGTGAAGCTACTTGGTTACTGTAAGGacaataataaatttcttcttgtGTACGAGTTCATGCCAAGGGGAAACTTGGAGACCCATCTCTTTAGAA GAAATACTGACATAGAACCACTTTCTTGGAACACACGACTCAAAATAGCTATTGATGCAGCTAGAGGCTTAGCTTTCTTGCACTCCTCAGAGAAGCAAGTCATATACAGAGATTTCAAGGCTTCCAATATACTTCTTGATGGG AATTACAATGCAAAGATTTCAGATTTTGGGTTGGCTAAACTTGGGCCATCTGAGGGAGATTCACATGTGACTACTAGGATCATGGGCACATATGGTTATGCTGCCCCAGAATACATTGCAACAG GACATTTGTATGTGAAGAGTGATGTTTATGGCTTTGGTGTAGTGCTTCTTGAAATGCTAACAGGGTTGCATGCACTTGATACAAAGAGACCAACAGGGCAACAGAATCTAGTTGAATGGATTAAGCCTTCACTCTCtgataaaagaaaattgaaaagtaaCATTGTTGATTACAGATTAGAGGGCCAATATTCACCAAAAGCAGCATTTGAAACAGCAAAGCTTATTCTTAAATGCCTTGAATCTGACCCTAAAAAACGTCCTTCTATGAAAGAAGTTTTTGAGACATTGAAAAGCATAAAAGCTATAAAGGATAAAAGGAAAATATCGAAGAATCATCGTACTAAGTCTGCAGCTATGTACAATTTACAAAAGCCAATTTGTCCATTTAGGGTGAGCATTTGA